One Arvicanthis niloticus isolate mArvNil1 chromosome 13, mArvNil1.pat.X, whole genome shotgun sequence genomic window carries:
- the Bin2 gene encoding bridging integrator 2 isoform X3, translated as MHESSKRISETLQEVYSSDWDGHEDLKAIVGNNDLLWEDYEEKLADQALRTMENYVSQFNEVKERIAKRGRKLVDYDSARHHLEAVQNSKKKDEAKMAKAEEDFSKAQVVFEDLNQELLEELPILFNSRIGCYVTVFQNISNLRDVFYREMSKLNHNLYEVMSKLEKQHSNKVFVVKGLSSSSRRSLVISPPVQTCTASSPVSPITSPTSPYALSATSESESVSAKGEELTSEAGGEDSCESEESLKDEEVDEEQSETSSSEEDEDEDEEEPLPACNGPTPTLASPAAEVKSQEEAALCSPAPSLGKEMGKEHPSAGVAVLRPRASSQGAEQSKRAASIQRSSAPPSRPPPPKASGSGSCSSPSSAEGSQPCIPRASPDTSSNPEPPETREKEGASSSGPEEPCASSTKNTTQVFTSENTEL; from the exons ATGCATGAAAGCTCAAAGAGAATATCAGAGACCCTGCAGGAGGTCTACAGCAGCGACTGGGACGGGCATGAGGACCTGAAGGCCATTGTGGGG AACAATGATCTCCTTTGGGAAGACTACGAAGAGAAACTGGCTGATCAGGCTTTGAGGACCATGGAGAACTATGTGTCACAGTTCAACGAGGTTAAG GAGAGAATTGCCAAGCGGGGCCGGAAACTGGTAGACTATGATAGTGCCCGACACCACCTGGAGGCCGTGCAGAATTCTAAGAAGAAGGACGAGGCCAAGATGGCGAAG GCAGAAGAAGACTTCAGCAAGGCCCAGGTTGTGTTTGAAGATCTGAACCAGGAACTCCTGGAGGAGCTGCCTATTCTTTTTAACAG TCGTATTGGCTGCTATGTGACCGTCTTCCAAAACATTTCCAACTTGAGAGATGTCTTCTACAGGGAGATGAGCAAG CTGAACCACAATCTCTACGAAGTGATGAGCAAACTGGAGAAGCAGCATTCCAACAAAGTGTTTGTGGTGAAGGGCCTGTCAAG CAGCAGCAGACGCTCCCTAGTCATCTCTCCCCCGGTGCAAACCTGCACAGCCTCCAGCCCTGTCAGCCCCATCACCTCACCTACCagcccttatgctctctctgcGACGAGTGAGAGTGAGTCTGTCTCAGCCAAGGGGGAGGAGCTGACAtctgaggcagggggagaggATAGCTGCGAGAGCGAAGAGTCCTTAAAGGATGAGGAAGTGGACGAAGAACAGTCTGAAACAAGCTCTTCAGAGGAGGATGAGGACGAGGACGAGGAAGAGCCTCTACCAGCCTGCAACGGCCCCACCCCGACCCTAGCCTCTCCTGCAGCTGAGGTCAAGTCCCAGGAGGAAGCTGCCCTGTGCTCCCCAGCTCCGTCTCTGGGCAAAGAGATGGGCAAGGAGCATCCTTCTGCTGGGGTAGCAGTTCTCCGCCCCCGCGCATCGAGCCAGGGAGCGGAGCAGAGCAAAAGAGCCGCATCCATCCAGAGGTCGTCGGCTCCGCCCAGTAGGCCTCCACCACCTAAAGCCTCAGGCAGCGGGTCATGCAGCTCCCCAAGCTCTGCAGAGGGTTCCCAGCCATGCATCCCCAGGGCCTCCCCAGACACCTCTTCCAATCCGGAACCTCCAGAGACCAGAGAAAAGGAAGGCGCTAGCAGCTCGGGCCCAGAAGAGCCATGTGCCTCCTCCACCAAGAATACCACCCAG GTATTCACAAGTGAAAACACAGAACTCTGA
- the Bin2 gene encoding bridging integrator 2 isoform X2, with protein MAEGKAGGAAGLFAKQMQKKFSRAQEKVLQKLGKTVETKDERFEQSASNFYQQQAEGHKLYKDLKNFLSAVKVMHESSKRISETLQEVYSSDWDGHEDLKAIVGNNDLLWEDYEEKLADQALRTMENYVSQFNEVKERIAKRGRKLVDYDSARHHLEAVQNSKKKDEAKMAKAEEDFSKAQVVFEDLNQELLEELPILFNSRIGCYVTVFQNISNLRDVFYREMSKLNHNLYEVMSKLEKQHSNKVFVVKGLSSSRRSLVISPPVQTCTASSPVSPITSPTSPYALSATSESESVSAKGEELTSEAGGEDSCESEESLKDEEVDEEQSETSSSEEDEDEDEEEPLPACNGPTPTLASPAAEVKSQEEAALCSPAPSLGKEMGKEHPSAGVAVLRPRASSQGAEQSKRAASIQRSSAPPSRPPPPKASGSGSCSSPSSAEGSQPCIPRASPDTSSNPEPPETREKEGASSSGPEEPCASSTKNTTQVFTSENTEL; from the exons GTTCTGCAGAAATTGGGGAAAACTGTAGAAACCAAAGATGAGCGATTTGAACAAAGTGCCAGCAACTTTTACCAACAACAG GCAGAAGGCCACAAGCTGTACAAAGATCTGAAGAACTTCCTTAGCGCAGTCAAAG TGATGCATGAAAGCTCAAAGAGAATATCAGAGACCCTGCAGGAGGTCTACAGCAGCGACTGGGACGGGCATGAGGACCTGAAGGCCATTGTGGGG AACAATGATCTCCTTTGGGAAGACTACGAAGAGAAACTGGCTGATCAGGCTTTGAGGACCATGGAGAACTATGTGTCACAGTTCAACGAGGTTAAG GAGAGAATTGCCAAGCGGGGCCGGAAACTGGTAGACTATGATAGTGCCCGACACCACCTGGAGGCCGTGCAGAATTCTAAGAAGAAGGACGAGGCCAAGATGGCGAAG GCAGAAGAAGACTTCAGCAAGGCCCAGGTTGTGTTTGAAGATCTGAACCAGGAACTCCTGGAGGAGCTGCCTATTCTTTTTAACAG TCGTATTGGCTGCTATGTGACCGTCTTCCAAAACATTTCCAACTTGAGAGATGTCTTCTACAGGGAGATGAGCAAG CTGAACCACAATCTCTACGAAGTGATGAGCAAACTGGAGAAGCAGCATTCCAACAAAGTGTTTGTGGTGAAGGGCCTGTCAAG CAGCAGACGCTCCCTAGTCATCTCTCCCCCGGTGCAAACCTGCACAGCCTCCAGCCCTGTCAGCCCCATCACCTCACCTACCagcccttatgctctctctgcGACGAGTGAGAGTGAGTCTGTCTCAGCCAAGGGGGAGGAGCTGACAtctgaggcagggggagaggATAGCTGCGAGAGCGAAGAGTCCTTAAAGGATGAGGAAGTGGACGAAGAACAGTCTGAAACAAGCTCTTCAGAGGAGGATGAGGACGAGGACGAGGAAGAGCCTCTACCAGCCTGCAACGGCCCCACCCCGACCCTAGCCTCTCCTGCAGCTGAGGTCAAGTCCCAGGAGGAAGCTGCCCTGTGCTCCCCAGCTCCGTCTCTGGGCAAAGAGATGGGCAAGGAGCATCCTTCTGCTGGGGTAGCAGTTCTCCGCCCCCGCGCATCGAGCCAGGGAGCGGAGCAGAGCAAAAGAGCCGCATCCATCCAGAGGTCGTCGGCTCCGCCCAGTAGGCCTCCACCACCTAAAGCCTCAGGCAGCGGGTCATGCAGCTCCCCAAGCTCTGCAGAGGGTTCCCAGCCATGCATCCCCAGGGCCTCCCCAGACACCTCTTCCAATCCGGAACCTCCAGAGACCAGAGAAAAGGAAGGCGCTAGCAGCTCGGGCCCAGAAGAGCCATGTGCCTCCTCCACCAAGAATACCACCCAG GTATTCACAAGTGAAAACACAGAACTCTGA
- the Bin2 gene encoding bridging integrator 2 isoform X1, producing the protein MAEGKAGGAAGLFAKQMQKKFSRAQEKVLQKLGKTVETKDERFEQSASNFYQQQAEGHKLYKDLKNFLSAVKVMHESSKRISETLQEVYSSDWDGHEDLKAIVGNNDLLWEDYEEKLADQALRTMENYVSQFNEVKERIAKRGRKLVDYDSARHHLEAVQNSKKKDEAKMAKAEEDFSKAQVVFEDLNQELLEELPILFNSRIGCYVTVFQNISNLRDVFYREMSKLNHNLYEVMSKLEKQHSNKVFVVKGLSSSSRRSLVISPPVQTCTASSPVSPITSPTSPYALSATSESESVSAKGEELTSEAGGEDSCESEESLKDEEVDEEQSETSSSEEDEDEDEEEPLPACNGPTPTLASPAAEVKSQEEAALCSPAPSLGKEMGKEHPSAGVAVLRPRASSQGAEQSKRAASIQRSSAPPSRPPPPKASGSGSCSSPSSAEGSQPCIPRASPDTSSNPEPPETREKEGASSSGPEEPCASSTKNTTQVFTSENTEL; encoded by the exons GTTCTGCAGAAATTGGGGAAAACTGTAGAAACCAAAGATGAGCGATTTGAACAAAGTGCCAGCAACTTTTACCAACAACAG GCAGAAGGCCACAAGCTGTACAAAGATCTGAAGAACTTCCTTAGCGCAGTCAAAG TGATGCATGAAAGCTCAAAGAGAATATCAGAGACCCTGCAGGAGGTCTACAGCAGCGACTGGGACGGGCATGAGGACCTGAAGGCCATTGTGGGG AACAATGATCTCCTTTGGGAAGACTACGAAGAGAAACTGGCTGATCAGGCTTTGAGGACCATGGAGAACTATGTGTCACAGTTCAACGAGGTTAAG GAGAGAATTGCCAAGCGGGGCCGGAAACTGGTAGACTATGATAGTGCCCGACACCACCTGGAGGCCGTGCAGAATTCTAAGAAGAAGGACGAGGCCAAGATGGCGAAG GCAGAAGAAGACTTCAGCAAGGCCCAGGTTGTGTTTGAAGATCTGAACCAGGAACTCCTGGAGGAGCTGCCTATTCTTTTTAACAG TCGTATTGGCTGCTATGTGACCGTCTTCCAAAACATTTCCAACTTGAGAGATGTCTTCTACAGGGAGATGAGCAAG CTGAACCACAATCTCTACGAAGTGATGAGCAAACTGGAGAAGCAGCATTCCAACAAAGTGTTTGTGGTGAAGGGCCTGTCAAG CAGCAGCAGACGCTCCCTAGTCATCTCTCCCCCGGTGCAAACCTGCACAGCCTCCAGCCCTGTCAGCCCCATCACCTCACCTACCagcccttatgctctctctgcGACGAGTGAGAGTGAGTCTGTCTCAGCCAAGGGGGAGGAGCTGACAtctgaggcagggggagaggATAGCTGCGAGAGCGAAGAGTCCTTAAAGGATGAGGAAGTGGACGAAGAACAGTCTGAAACAAGCTCTTCAGAGGAGGATGAGGACGAGGACGAGGAAGAGCCTCTACCAGCCTGCAACGGCCCCACCCCGACCCTAGCCTCTCCTGCAGCTGAGGTCAAGTCCCAGGAGGAAGCTGCCCTGTGCTCCCCAGCTCCGTCTCTGGGCAAAGAGATGGGCAAGGAGCATCCTTCTGCTGGGGTAGCAGTTCTCCGCCCCCGCGCATCGAGCCAGGGAGCGGAGCAGAGCAAAAGAGCCGCATCCATCCAGAGGTCGTCGGCTCCGCCCAGTAGGCCTCCACCACCTAAAGCCTCAGGCAGCGGGTCATGCAGCTCCCCAAGCTCTGCAGAGGGTTCCCAGCCATGCATCCCCAGGGCCTCCCCAGACACCTCTTCCAATCCGGAACCTCCAGAGACCAGAGAAAAGGAAGGCGCTAGCAGCTCGGGCCCAGAAGAGCCATGTGCCTCCTCCACCAAGAATACCACCCAG GTATTCACAAGTGAAAACACAGAACTCTGA